The Xanthomonas sontii genomic sequence CGAGCGCGACCATCACCAGGGTGGTGGCCTCGCGCTTGTCGATGCAGTAGTCCAGGGCCACGCCTTCGCCTTCGAGGGTGGCGCGCAGCTGGCGGCCGAGCGGGTCGGTGGACAGGCCGGTGAACAGCGCCGACGGCGCGCCCAGACGGGCCAGGCCGATGGCCACGTTGAACGGCGAACCGCCCTGGCGCGCGGTCATCCCGACCGAGGTGCCGGCGTAGCCGTCGATGAAGATGTCGTACAAGGCCTCTCCGCACACCACGAACATCGAACCGCTCCTCATAGGTTGCAGCGCGCCGGCCGGCGCGATGGGGCGGCTATTGTGGCGTACCTGCTGCGGCGCGGCGACCGTGTGTGGGGGGGGCAGGCGGAGCGATTGCTGCCGTGTCGGGTGGATGCCTGGCTGGGGCCCGTACCCTCATCCGCCCCTGCGGGGCACCTTCTCCCGGTGGGAGAAGGGAAAAGCCATAGCCCCTCTCCCCCCGGGAGAGGGGTTGGGGTGAGGGTACGAGCGCGCAGCGCCTCATGGATCCCGGAGGCGAGCGGCCGGCCCTGTGCTGGCGCTTGGTTGCATGCTGGCGTTTAGGAGCGATACCTGGCTGGCGCCCGAACCCTCATCCGCCCCTGCGGGGCACCTTCTCCCGGTGGGAGAAGGGAAAAGCCATAGCCCCTCTCCCGTCGGGAGAGGGGTTGGGGTGAGGGTACGGGCGCGCAGCGCCTCATAGCCCACCGCCCGCCGCAAACATCCCAGACAGCACCTTGCCACCACCCCTGCGATAGTCGCCCCATCCCAGCCAACACCAAGGCCGTTCCCATGAAAATCCTGCTCGCCGGCGCCTCCGGCCTGGTCGGTGCCCACGTGCTGCGCCAGTTGCTGGCCGCCCCCGCCTGCAGCGCGGTGATCGCGCCGACCCGGCGCGCGCTGGAGCTGGTCCATCCGAAGCTGCTCAACCCGGTGCTCGACTTCGACGCGCTGCCGGCGCAGGCGCCGTGGTGGCAGGTGCAGGCGGCGATCTGCGCGCTCGGCACCACGATGCGCCAGGCCGGCTCGCGCGCGGCATTCCGCCGGGTCGATCACGACTATCCGCTGGCGATCGCGCGCCTGCTGCGCCAGCACGGCACCGAGGCCTTCGCGCTGAACTCCGCGCTGGGTGCGAATCCGCGGTCATGGGCCTTCTACAACCGGGTCAAGGGCGAGTTGGAACACGACCTGCGCGCGCTCGGCTTTACGTCGCTGACCCTGGTGCGGCCGGGCCTGATCGGCGGCGAGCGTGCGCAACGCCGCCGCGGCGAGCATGCCGCCAGTGTGGTGTTGCGTGCGCTCGGACCGCTGCTGCCGCGGCGCTACCGGATCAATCCGGCCGAACGCATCGCCGCGGCGCTGGTCGCGGCAGCGCTGCAGCCGCGACCGGGCGTGCAGGTCGTCGATGCGGCGCAGTTGGTTTAGGGGCCGGGATTGGGGAGTGGGGATTCGGGATGGGAGCGTCGTGCGCGAGTCCGCAGCATTGCCCGCCAACGCACGTTTGGGCGACTTCTCTGTGGATCGTCCGCGGCGTGACGCCGGCGCCAGGCCACATCACCACGGCATCGCGTGCAGCCCACGCTCGCCGCAGCGCGCTCGCGCGCACTGGACGCGGCCGCACACCGAGCCTCCTCAGGCGCCCAGCGACTGCCCGCCGTCCACCGCCAGCACCTGGCCGGTGATCCAGCGTGCCTGCGGCGAGGCCAGGAACAGTGCCGCGTTGGCGACGTCGTCGATCGCGCCGAAGGCGCCGAACGGAATGCTGGCGCGGATCTGCCGGTACAGCTCGGGCTGCTGCTGGCGACGCTGCTCCCACAGGCCGCCGGGGAACTCGATGGAACCGGGTGCGATCGCATTGACCCGGATCCGCTCGCGCGCCAGCTGCGTCGCCAGGGTGGTCGTGTAGTAGTTCAGCGCCGCCTTCGCCGCCGAGTACGCCGGCACCCGCGGCGTCGGCCGCAGGCCGTTGATCGAGCTGATGTTGAGGATGCAGCCGCGACCACTGCCGCGCAGGTGCGGCAACGCGGCGCGGTTGCAGCGCACCGCGGCCATCAGGTCGATGTCGAAGCCGGCCTGCCAGCTCGCATCGTCGTCGCCATGGCCGTAGCCGGAGGCGTTGTTGATCATCACGTCGATGCCACCCAGTGCGTCCGCGGCCTGGGCCACCCAGGTCTGGATCTGCGCGGCGTCGGCCAGATCGCAGCTCTGCGCCGCGATCGGGTGGCCGTGGCGCTGCAGCTGCGCGGCGGCGTCGGCCAGCGGCGCGGGACTGCGCGCGCAGATCGCCACTGCGGCGCCATGGCGGGCGAAGGCATCGGCGATCGCCAGGCCGATCCCGCGGCTGGCGCCGGCGACGAGCACGCGGTATCCCGCGAAAGCGGACGGATCGGTCATCGGTGGCTCCTGCGTGCCGTGGGGCGTGCGCCGATTATCCGCGCAATCCGCAGCGCGTGGCCGCTTCTGGCACCATGGCGGCCGTCGTACGCGCCGTCCGTCGGTGCGCCCGCCGCGCCGTCGCCCTGCGATGACCGCCGCATTCCCTTTCCAGGATTTCCCGCAGTGAAGAAGACCTACCGGCTCCGCATCGAAGGCAAGCATCCCGACCGCCTGCTCGACGCCGCCAAGCACGACATCCGCAAGTACATCCGCCGCGAGCGCCGCAAGACCTTGCCGGCCGGTGCGGACTACTGGGATTTCGACACCCTGTTCGGCACCGAGGAAGCCACTGCCGCGGTGCTGCCGCCGGCCGAGCTGCTGCGTGCGGTCGACGCGCTGGTCGCCGCCGGCGGCGAGCAGTTCTACGTGGAAATCCGCAGCCGCGCGTGCACGCGGCCGCCGCGGGCCAAGGGCGGCGAGGACGAAAGCGAGCACGATCCCTTCGAGGACTGAGCGCGATTCGGCTTGCCTGTCGCGCCGGGGGCGGCGCCGTGGCATCGACGTGCGACGCCACGCCACTGCCCGCGCCCTTTGGCATCGCCGCAGCGCTTGCCGCGGTGCGGCAGGCCTTCCAGGCGTTTCTGGCCGGAGGGCCGACTGCGGCACGCGTTGGCGCGGACGCTCCTGGCGTCCTTGGTCGGATCCGTCCGACAAGCCCGCGTAGCATGGCGACGCGGTCGTCCTGATGTTCTGGCCGGAAACGTGCCTGATCTCGGCACGCGTCTGTGTGGCGACGGATGCCGCAGCGAAGCGTCGTACAGCCCACGCGGCGGCGCTCAGCCGCTCGCGGGCGGCTCCCCGTCCTGCGCACGCGCCGCGCGCAGCCGGTCCTTCTTGCTCGGTCGCTTGCCCTTGATGCCGCCGGTGGAGGCGGCCGCCTCCGTGGACGGTGCGGCGGCCGGGGGTGGCGCTTGCTTCGGCTCGAAACCGGGAATGCGTTCGCGCGGCACGCGCACGCCTTGCCGCTTTTCGATCAGGCGCAGATGCGCCGCACTGGCCGCGTCGACGAAGCTCAGCGCCTGGCCCTCGGCACCGGCGCGCGCGCTGCGGCCGATGCGATGGGTGTAGTCCGCGGTGGAACGCGGCAGGTCGTAGTTCACCACCACCGGCAGCGCGGCGATGTCGATGCCGCGCGCGGCCAGGTCGGTGGTCACCAGCACCCGCACCTGCTGCTGGCGGAACGCCTCCAGGGTGCGCAGGCGCCGCCCTTGTGCGAGGTCGCCGTGCAGTGGCTGTGCGGCGATGCCGGCCTTGGCCAGCGCCGTGGCGACCTGCTCGGCGCTACGCCGACTGGCGACGAACACCAGTGCGCGCGGCCACGCTTCCTGTTCCAGCAGATGCTGCAGCAAGGCCAGTCGACGCCCGTCGTCGACCTCGATCGCGCGCTGGCGCAGCGTCGCCGGAATCGCCGCGGCGTCGGCGGCGTCGCCGATGCGTCGCGGCGCGCGCAGCAGGCGCGTGGCCAGCGCCGCGATCGGGGCTGGCAGGGTGGCCGAGAACAACAGGGTCTGCCGCGTCGGCGGCAGCAGTTGCAGTAGCCGCTCCAGTTCGGCGCCGAAGCCCAGGTCGAGCAGGCGGTCGGCCTCGTCCAGCACCAGGTGCGCCACCGCGTCCAACTGCAGCGCGCGCTGCGCCAGCAGGTCGAGCAGGCGCCCGGGCGTGGCCACCACCACGTCGGCACCGCCGCGCAGCGCCAGCATCTGCGGATTGATTGAGACGCCGCCGACCGCCACCACCACCCGCGGCCGCCGCGGCAGTTCCAGGCCCAGCGCGACGAAGGTATCGGCGACCTGCACCGCCAGTTCGCGGGTCGGCACCAGCACCAGCACGCGCGTGGAGCGCGCCGGCCTGTCCGCTTGCGCGCAGGCCTGCAGCAACGGCAACGCGAACGCCGCGGTCTTGCCGGAACCGGTCTGCGCCATGGCCAGCAGATCGTGGCCGGCGACGACGAGCGGTACGGCCTGCTGCTGGATCGGCGTGGGTGTCTGCCAGCCGACGCGCGCGAGCGCGGCGGCGAAGGCGGGATACAGCGCGGGCGACAGGCCGAGGGAGGCGAACGGCATCGGAGGCGGGCAGGGCGCGGGAGAGACCACACAGTATCGCCGACCCGGCGCAGGAGCGGCTTCCGTCGTGACGTTTTGGCGATCGCGCGTCGCGGCTGATCCCGAAAAGGGGACAAGAGCCGCTCCTACGCGACAATCGGCGAGAGCAGCTGTTGCCAATCCCCAATCCCCAATCCCGAACTGCAACGCACGGCCATCCACGCGGATGGCCGTGCGCGTCCGTGCAGGCCTTACTGCGGGCAGCTCACGCCGACCGCGGCGAAGGCATTGCGCACCGCGGTCACCGAGCGGCTCAGGTCGCTCGCGGCGGTCTGCACGCCGCAGGCGCCGCTGTTGAAGCTGGTGCTGGGCGTCCAGTACAGCTGGTTGGCGCGGGCGAATACCTCGAACGCGCTGCGCGTGTTCCAGCCGGAGGTGGTGGCCAGGGTGTAGAACGCCTTGTTGTAGACGCCCGAGGAATAATGCACGTCCAGGCCGCTGCGGTAGTTGGCGGCGTTGTCGATCGAGCTGCCGTCCTGCGTCGGGTTGGCCATGTAGCGCAGCGCACCGTTGGCCTTGAAGATCTCGGTGCCGACCTTGAAGTCGTTCGTGCCCTTGAGGTAGTACTCGGTGGCCTCGCCGGCCATGTCCGAGAAAGCCTCGTTGATGCCGCCGGACTGGCCGGAATAGGTGAGGTTGGAATGCTGCTCGGTGAAGCCGTGCGAGACCTCGTGGCCGGCGACGTCGGCGCTCACCAGCGGATAGAAGCGCGTGTTGCCGTCGCCGAAGTTCATCGTCGCACCGTTCCAGAACGCGTTCTCGTAGCGCGTGCCGTAATGCACGCGCATCACCAGCTGGAAGGTCAGCGGCGCCACGCCGACGTAGCTGCGGTACATCTTCTCGATCACGCCGCCGAAGTAGTGCGCGTCGTTGATCGGCGAGTAGGCGCCGTTGATGGCCTTGTAGGTGTTGCGCGGGCAGGTGAACTGGTACGCGGTGGTGCCGGAGCTGCCGCCGTTGAGGTTCACCGACTTGACGTTGCTGTTCTGCATGCGGCAGTTGTCGTCCACCTCCAGGAAGCCGTGGATGCTGTCGCTGCCGTACTCGTACTGGCCGGTCTTGGCGTTGCCGCCCGGGCCGGTGGCATCGCGCGTGGTCAGCGCGTCCCACTGCTTGAGGATGGCGCCGCTGCGCGCATCCACGATCACGAACGGCCTGCTCGGCGCGCCGCCGTTCGGCGCATCGGCGAAGAACGACACCACGTAGGCCAGGTGCGCGCGGTCGCTGTCGTCGAGGTAGATCATCTGCGGCGCCTGCGCGCGTTCGATGCGGCGCTCGGCCTGAGCCGCGCCCAGCGCGACGCGCTGGGCCAGCAGCAACGCACGGTCGGCAGTCAGCGTGGCGCTGGGCGCATTGGCGGCAGTCGCCGGCAACTCGCTGGCCAGCCCGGCCACCGAGCGGCCGAACAGGCTGCGCACGCTGCCGTCGGCGCGCTCGCTGACGATCACCTGCTCGCCCCACACCGGAATGCCGCGGAAGGTCTGCTGGTAGCGGCGGTGCACGGTGCCGTCGGCATCGTCGCTGTTGCCGAGCAGGGTCAGCGCGGACTCGGCGTCCAGCCCGATCAGTTCGGCATGGCGGACCGCGGGTGCGACCGGGATGCCGCCCACGCGCGCGGCGGCGCTGCGGTACTGGGTGCCGAGCGTGTCCGGATTCTTGGCGTGAAGATCCACGCGTTGCGCGGCGCTGGCGGAGGTGGCGGCGAGCGCGAACAGCAGGGAGGGCAGCAGCACCGACGGACGATGATGACGTGGCAGAGTCATGAGCGGAATCCTCGAACGCAAGAAGGAAGGGCGCGCCGTCGCGGCAGCGGAGCGGCCGTGGCGCGATGCGTGGCATGACGTTCAGGGCAGTGCGGCCGATCGGCGCAGTGCCTCCCCCTGTGCAGCGACCATAACGGCGGCGTCGCGTCGCGTGGTAGACAGGTTGCGTTCAGGGTTTTTGCATCGAGCAGATGCGGTATCGCCGTAGCTGCGACGTGTGACGCGCAATCGAGCCAAGCGGTTCGCCATCACGGTACATGCAGGTCGGCGGATGTGCACCGAATGCATGCGAAGCGATCGCAGCACCAATGCCGGACCGCCGGTAGCACTTGGTCCCTGCACTGTGGGAGGTGCTTAAGCCCCGACGCGCTGTGCAGGAATTGCTCGGGAGAGCATCCCGTAGTGTGTAGAAGACTGCAGAGACCACGCGCGCCTCTGCATGGCCTCCGAGGCATCCAATGCAGAACGGCCTCAATCGCGGTGCTTTTAGTTCGTCGCGTCGGGACTGAAGTCCCTCCCACAATGGGGGGCATACCACCATGGCGGTGCATCTACTGCGTCAGCGCAGCAGATGCACCGTCTGGCGTCAGGCAGGTCGGCTGATCTGCAAGACGGCTGGCGCTCAGCCCGGCAGCGCCAGGTCGTCGATCATCGCGCGCAGGAAGCGCGCCGCTTCGCCGCCGGTGCAGGCGCGGTGGTCGAAGCTCAGCGACAGCGGCAAAATCTTGTGCGTCTCCACGCCGCCCATCACCGGCACCAGCTGGTGGCGGGCGCGGCCTGCGGCGACGATGGCCACGCACGGCGGCACCACGATCGGGGTGGCGTAGCGGCCGGCGAACATGCCGAAGTTGGACAGCGAGATGGTGTAGCCGCTCAGCTCCGAGGCCGGGATGCTGCGCGCCTCCACCTGCTGGCGCAGGCGGTTGATGCCTTCGCGCACGCCGCGCGCATCGAGCATGTCGGCGTTGCGCAGGGCCGGCACGAACAGGCCGTCGTCGGTGTCCACGGCGATGCCGATGTCCACGTGCGCGTGCAGGGTGCGGGTCAGCGCCTCGCCGTCGAACCAGGCGTTGAGCGCCGGCACCGCCCGGCAGGCGGCGACGATCGCGCGCACCAGGCGCCCGGTGGTGTCGTTGCCCGGCGTCCATGCGTGCAGATCGGCATCGTCGTTGAGCGTGGTCAGCACCACCTGGCGCTGCGCCTCGGCCATCACCCGCGCCATGTTGCGGCGCACGCCCTTCAGCGGCTCGGGCTGGCCCTGCATGGCCACGCCCGGCGGCTGCGTGCGCATCGGCTTGCCGGCGGCGGAGAGCGGGGTGCGCGCGGGTACGGCTTGGGATGTGCGGGCTGGCGCAGGAGCGGCTTCAGCCGCGACGGCAGGGCTCCGTGCGGTCGCGGCCGAAGCCGTTCCTGTAGCGGCGCCGACTTTCGCCGAACCATCGGCCGCGGCCTGCTTGACGTCGGCCAGGGTGACTGCGCCGTCGGCGCCGCTGGCACGCACGCGGCCCAGGTCCACGCCCAGCTTCTTGGCCAGGGCGCGTACCGCCGGCATCGCGCGTACGCCGCCGACCGACACGGCCTGCTCGCTGTGCACGGTGTTGGAGCTCTGCATCGCCCCGACCACGGTGCCGGCATCGTCGCGCTCGCCTGCGGACTGCGCGTTGTCGGCGTCGTGCAGTTCGCCGCCGTCGTCGGAGGCGACCACGCGGTCGTCGGCCGCAGCGGTGTCCGCACCGGCGCCCTTGCCGGACGCGGCCGGCGCCGCGCCGCCATGGTGATGGCCGGTGTCCTGGCCTTCGGCGCGCTGCGGCAGGTTCGGGTCGGGCGCGAACTGCGCCAGCATGCTCCCGGTGACGACGATGTCGCCCGGCGCGCCGGCCAGCTTCAGCACCTTGCCGGAGACCGGCGACGGCACTTCGACCACCGCCTTGGCGGTTTCCATCGACACCAGCGGCTCGTCCAGCCGGATGGTGTCGCCTTCCTTGACGAACCACTCGACGATGGTGGCGTCGGGCAGGCCTTCGCCCAGGTCGGGTAGATTGAAATTCTTGGTTTGGCTCATGTGGTCTCTTCCAGCAGTTCCAGGTCGCGTGCCGGCAGCCAGCCCTGCGTGCCGTCGGCGCGCTCGGCCCACCACCAGTCGCCGTATTCGTGATGCAGGACGACGGTGTCGCCCTGCGCGGCATCGAGTTCGCGCGCGTCGTAGTCGCGCATCGCCACGGCATGGCCGTCGCCGGTCGGCTGCAGCCAGGCCAGCGGCGCCCAGCCGGCGCTGCCGGCGGTGCCGGTGATCCAGACGAACGCCGGCCACTCTTCGTCGCGCACGCCCAGCGCGACCCGCTCGCCGGCGGCGATGCGGATCGGATGCGGATAGGCGGCGCGGTAATCGCTGATCAAACGTGCCTGCATATCAACCCGCGGCCATCGCCCGCTTGGCCGCCGCGACGATCTTGTCGGTGCTCGGCAGGTACTTCATTTCCAGCCGGAACAGCGGGATGTGGGTGTCGTAGCCGGTCACGCGCTGCACCGGCGCGACCAGGTCGTACATCGACTGTTCGGCCAGGCGCGCGGCGATCTCGGCGCCGAAGCCGGCGCTGCGCGGGGCCTCCTGCACGATCACGCAGCGGCCGGTGCGCGCCACCGATTCGGCGATGGTGTCGAAGTCCAGCGGGCGCAGCGTGGCCACGTCGATCACTTCGGCGCTGATGCCGTCGGCGGCGAGGCGGTCGGCGGCCTCCAGCGCTTCCTTGACCTGCGCGCCCCAGGCGACCAGCGTCACGTCGGTGCCGTCGCGCAGCACGAAGCACACGTCCAGCGGCAACGCCTCGCCGTCGTCGGCCACAACTTCCTTGTACTGCCGGTAGATGCGCTTGGGTTCCATGTAGATCACCGGATCCGGCTCGCGGATCGCCGCCAGCAGCAGGCCGTAGGCGCGCTGCGGCGAGGACGGCAGCACCACGCGCAGGCCCGGCACGTTGGTGAAGATGGCTTCGTTGGCTTCGCTGTGGTGCTCCGGCGCGCGGATGCCGCCGCCCCACGGCACGCGCAGCACCATCGGGCAGTGCAGGCGGCCGCGGGTGCGGGTGCGCAGGCGCGCGGCGTGGCAGATCAGGTGATCGACCATCGGGTACACGAAGCCGTCGAACTGCGCCTCGGCCACCGGCTTCATGCCCTGCGCGGCGAGGCCGACGCTGAGCCCGGCGATGGTGGTCTCGTCCAGCGGGGTGTCGAGCACGCGCTGCGCGCCGAAGCGCTGCTGCAGGCCGGCGGTGGCGCGGAACACGCCGCCGTTGACGCCCACGTCCTCGCCCAGCACCAGCACCGAGGGGTCGTGCTGCAGTTCCCAGGCCAGCGCCTGGGTCACCGCTTCGATCAGGGTAATGGGCGTGCTGGTCATCGGGCTGTCTCCGCGCGCGGTGGCGGCGCTGTGGGCGGTGCCGGCCGCAGGCGCGGCCGTGTGATCGGCGAGGCGGGGACTCAACTCATCCATGGCGCTGCTCCAGGGCGATGGCCTCGGCGCGCTGCGCGAGCAGGTCCGGCGGCGGGTCGGCGTACAGGTAGTCGAACATGGCTTCCACCGGCTGCACCGGGGTTTCCAGGTAGGCGTTGAGTTCGATGTCGGCCAGGCGCGCGCATTCCTGCTTCCACGCCGCCTCCTCTTCTTCGCTCCACAGGCCCTGCGCGCTCAGCCAGGTGCGCAGGCGCAGCAGCGGCTCGCGTTCCCAGGCCTGCTTGACCTCGGCGTCGTCGCGGTAGCGGCGCGCGTCGTCGGCGGTGGTGTGGTCGGACAGGCGGTAGGTCATGAACTCGATCACCGTGCCGCCCTGGCCGGCCAGCGCGCGCTCGCGCGCCTGGCGCATCGCTTCGAGCACGGCGATCAGGTCGTTGCCGTCCACCTGCAGGCAGTGCAGGCCGCCGGCCAGGCCCTTCTGCGCCAGCGTCTGCGCGCCGGTCTGCGCGTTGCGCGGCACCGAGATCGCCCAGCCGTTGTTGATCACGCACAGGATCAGCGGCAGCTGGTAGGCGCCGGCGGAGTTGAGCGCGGCGTAGAAGTCGGTCTTGGACGAGCCGCCGTCGCCGCAGGTGGCCACCGCCACCTGAGGTTCGCCGCGCAGCTTGAACGCCAGCGCGGCGCCGGCGGCGTGCAGGCACTGGGTGGAGATCGGCACGCAGATCGGGAAGTCGCGGGCGGCGTCGGAATCGCGCTGGAAGTCGCTGCCGCGCTCGTCGCCGCCCCAGTACAGCAGGATCTCGCGCGGACGCACGCCGCGCATGAACATGGCGCCGTACTCGCGGTAGCTGGGCGCCAGCACGTCGCCGCGGCGCATCGACGCGCCGATGCCGATGTGGGTGGCCTCGTGGCCCAGGCAGGAGGCGTAGGTGCCCAGCTTGCCGGTGCGCTGCAGGGCCACCGCCTTGCTGTCGAAGGTGCGCACGTAGAGCATCTGCTTGAACAGCGCCAGCAGCGTCTGCGGGTTGGCCGAGTCGGCCGGAAGCGCGTCGCGGACCGGCTGGCCGCCCGCGTCGAGGTACTGCAGGAACTCAATTTCGAACTGGGCGGCGATGCTCATGGCGATGGCGCTCTCGACAACAAGTTTCAAATGATATGAGTCGGCATGTTAAGGAAGCCGTGCACAAAAGCCGTCGTGCACCGCAGCACGCGGCGATGCCGTATCGCACAAGAAAAGCGTGGTCGTGCCGCGTTGCCGATTGATGGCGTTGGGTATCGCCGATGTTGCACTGCGATGCATGCCGTTCATGTGCGCGTGGGTGTCCACCGGTGGCGGTGGTACATGCCAGCGGTGCGGTGCGCGATGGAGGCGAGAGTGTCGGACAAGGACAGAAGGCGCGCGCGTGCAGCAGCAGCGCAAGGGCATCGCGCATCTCCCGCTACGCACCCTCAAGCCGCATGGACGTCGCCTCGTAGCAGCGGCTTCAGCCGCGACCGGCGTTACCGGGGATACTCCATCGCGGCTGACGCCGCTCCTGCGCGATAGCGCTTTCGGCAGCGCGTGATCGGCGCCGGGTGGCGTTGCCCCAAGCAAAAAGGGCGTGGCCTTGCGGCCACGCCCTTTCGTCTGCACCGCTTGCCGCGATCAGCGGCCGAACAGGCGCAGCCCCTCCACGCGGGTGCTCAAGCGCGCGCTGTTGTCGCTCGGGTCGGCATCGGCCGAGGTCGACCCGGCGCTGGCGCCGATCACGATCTGGCGGTCGGCCGGCAGCGGCCGTGTCGCCAGGCTCAGGCGGAACGCGGCGCTGGCGCCCGGCGCCAGGTCGGCGCCGCTGCGGCACTGGAAGCGCGCGCTGCGCAGGCCGTGGTTCTGCCGCACGCACTGCCAGCCGCGCGGCGGCACCAGCGCAGTGAGCGCCGACAGGGTGCTGCCGTCGATCTCCAGGCTGGCGCCCTGCACCGGCGCATTGCCGTGGTTGCGCACGTCGATGCGGTAGTCGGCGAAGAAGGCGAAGAACGGCAGGGTGGCCGGGCCGTCGATCGAGACCGCCAGGTCGCCGGCCGGACGCGCCTGCACCGCCACGGTGGCGCCGCCACCGTTGTCGCCGGCGTTGGGGTCCTCGGTCTGCGAGGTCACCGACGCGGCCAGGCTCAGGCTGCGCCCGACCAGGGCGGTGCCGGCCGGCACCGCCACCTCGAAGCGCGGCGTGGTGCCGGCGGCGAACTGCGCGGTGCTGCAGGTGACCACGGTCTGCGCAGCCACCTCCGGCGCGGCGCAGTCCCAGCCTGGGGCGGCGGTCACGCTCGGGGCCACCGCCGCGTCCAGGGCGAAGGCGACTGCCGCCGCACGCGCCGCGTCCGGACCGGCGTTGGCCAGTTCCACGCTGTAGCGGATGGTGTCGCCGGCATAGACCGACGCGTTGGCGGCGCTCACGCGCAGGCTCAGGTCGGCACGCTCCAGCGGCTTGAGCTTGATCAGCACCACCGCCGGGTCGTGGTCGGACAGCCGCGCCGGCGAGTTGGCGTCGTTGCGGGCCACGGCCGGGAAGTCGGCGTTGAGCCGCGCATGGGCTTCGCTGAGACCGGCGATCTGCGCCGAGCGCATCAGCGCGCGGTTGGCCAGGATGTGGTCCAGCGATTGCACGTTGCCGTCGTAGGCGTAGGAATAGCTCTGGTCCGGCGTCGACAGCAGGGTCAGGTTGTACAGCGCCGGATCGACCAGGGTGGCGCCGTCGCCGCCGACCACGGTCTGCGCGTCGGGCGCCGGCAGGCCGGTGATGGTGCCCATCGCATCGACATAGCCGTCGTTGAACTCGAAGGCGTTGAAGTCGCCCATCACCAGCAACTGCTCGGTCGGATCGGCGGCCTGACGCGCCTGCAGCAGGTTGGCCAGGAACACCGCCTGCGCCTGGCGCTTGGCGCGGATGCGCTGGCCGCTGGCGTCGTCGGTCTCGGCGCCGTTGAGCGAACGCTGGTGCACCTCGACCACGGTCAGCGGCAGCGCGCGGCCGTCGGCAAAATGCACCACCGCCTTCAGCAGCAGCGGCGGGCGGTCGTTGAGCAGGCTGACGGTGCCGCTGGGCTCGGTCCAGGTGGCGGCCTTGCCTTCCTGGCTCACCGAGACCACCTCGACGCGGGCGATGCCGGCGCCGATCTGCGCGGTCTTGACCAGGAAGCCGACGTCGATGCCGCCCACGTCGTTGCCTTCCTGCAGGTAGGCCACGTACTGCGGATCGGGCTGGCCGGCGGCCACCGCGTCGCGGTTGACCCGGTCGGCCAGGGTCTGCAGCACGCTCAGGTTCTCGATCTCCACCGTGCCGAGGATGTCGGGGGTGTTGAGGTAGTTGCGGATCGCCAGCGAGGCCTTGTTGAGGCGGGCCTGGTAGGCGGCCGCGGTCAGCACCGGTTCGCCGATCGCCGGATCGTTCTGGTCGTCGAAGAAGCGCTCCATGTTGTAGGTGGCGATGTTGACGTCGTCGGCCTGCGGCGCGGGGGCCGGCTTGGGCTGGTCGGCGCCGTCGCACTGCACGGTGGGCGCGGTTTCCGGGTAAATGGTGTAGCGGCGGAAGCTGTAGTCCAGCGGGCCGCTGACGCCGAGCACGGTGCAGCCGGCGGCCACGTCGATGCGCTGGCCGCCGAGGCCGGCGCTGCCGACCGCGATCACCTGCGGGCTGGTGTTCCAGCGCGGCACATCGGCCGGCGAGCCGGCCGGCAGCGCGTCGGGCTGCTGCACGCCGGCGGTGCGCCAGGCGCGCGGCAGGCCGGTGACCACGGCATGGAACACGCCATTGCTGGTGGCGCTGGCGTTGGTCTCGTTGACGTTGCCCAGGGTCGGCGTGTTGACGGTCAGGCTGGGCACGGTGACGCGCATGCCTTCCAGGCGCTCGAGCTGGTCGTAGGCGCCGTTCGGGTCGGGGAAGCGGGTGGTCAGCTCGACCGCGGCCGGCAGCGGATTGCCGGTGGACTGCAGCAGCACCGTCGGCGAGGTCAGTTCGGTCAGCGGCGGCTGGCTGGGGTCGGTGCTGGGCACGTATTCGACCACCGTGGCCTGCACCCGCACCGAATTGCCCACCGCGGCCTCGGCCGGCGGCGCACTGCCGGTGT encodes the following:
- a CDS encoding lamin tail domain-containing protein; the encoded protein is MRTMLLRAAVLSCALGGAGYAQAQVVISQVYGGGGNSGATYKSDFVELHNNGSEAVSLAGWSVQYASAAGSSWQVTTLSGSIAPGGYYLVKQADGSGGSTALPTPDATGTIAMSGSAGKIALSKSSAALSGACPAGNADFVGYGSSASCAEGSAPTAAPSNTLAVLRGNGGCTDSDNNNADFATGAPTPRNSAAPVSLCGGGNQPVASVANVSRAEGDSGSSAFVFTVTLSQPAGSAGVTFTVATRDGTATAGSDYQALAATQVTIPAGESSAEVRVLVNGDTSNEPDETFYLDITGVSGALPSTLTASGVILNDDFNLVPIHSIQGSGARSPLVGQVVATSGIVTARRSAGFFLQTPDAQADADPLTSEGIYVYTGSAPPAEAAVGNSVRVQATVVEYVPSTDPSQPPLTELTSPTVLLQSTGNPLPAAVELTTRFPDPNGAYDQLERLEGMRVTVPSLTVNTPTLGNVNETNASATSNGVFHAVVTGLPRAWRTAGVQQPDALPAGSPADVPRWNTSPQVIAVGSAGLGGQRIDVAAGCTVLGVSGPLDYSFRRYTIYPETAPTVQCDGADQPKPAPAPQADDVNIATYNMERFFDDQNDPAIGEPVLTAAAYQARLNKASLAIRNYLNTPDILGTVEIENLSVLQTLADRVNRDAVAAGQPDPQYVAYLQEGNDVGGIDVGFLVKTAQIGAGIARVEVVSVSQEGKAATWTEPSGTVSLLNDRPPLLLKAVVHFADGRALPLTVVEVHQRSLNGAETDDASGQRIRAKRQAQAVFLANLLQARQAADPTEQLLVMGDFNAFEFNDGYVDAMGTITGLPAPDAQTVVGGDGATLVDPALYNLTLLSTPDQSYSYAYDGNVQSLDHILANRALMRSAQIAGLSEAHARLNADFPAVARNDANSPARLSDHDPAVVLIKLKPLERADLSLRVSAANASVYAGDTIRYSVELANAGPDAARAAAVAFALDAAVAPSVTAAPGWDCAAPEVAAQTVVTCSTAQFAAGTTPRFEVAVPAGTALVGRSLSLAASVTSQTEDPNAGDNGGGATVAVQARPAGDLAVSIDGPATLPFFAFFADYRIDVRNHGNAPVQGASLEIDGSTLSALTALVPPRGWQCVRQNHGLRSARFQCRSGADLAPGASAAFRLSLATRPLPADRQIVIGASAGSTSADADPSDNSARLSTRVEGLRLFGR